A region of the Culex quinquefasciatus strain JHB chromosome 1, VPISU_Cqui_1.0_pri_paternal, whole genome shotgun sequence genome:
catacaacattttttgcaatttcgaaaaacacccattgagtgaaattttaagtctaattttcatatattttgtcaataaatcgtttaaatcaaaaaaattttgaaaagtgttacttttcgaaacaagtgctgaaaagttcaacttttcagcacccatttcagtgctgaaaagtagaacttttcagcatttattttgaaatgtttagctATTCGATATTGctgtttttggtacagaaaagtaggctatttcgtcgttcaagaatgacaggaaaagtaagtagtttcacgacggaattgcaaaaatagttttaagctaaaaattttcaccaatcaagtatacaacattgaagggaacatcccaaaggttaagcctactacactgaatttataaatttgtatgtttatctatggtttttggcgcattttacttaggcggCCACCCTGCCCCCTGCCCAtatacatggcgaaatccagtccgCAATCCGCTTAAATCACCGTCTTAAAATAGCGACATCTATAGGATACTTTATCctaaaatatttacaatatgTAAATTGCGGTGTtggaaaagattttttaaatagacaTTGTACATTTAAGGCAAGGATTTCGGAAAATGCTTTTAGACGAATTGATCAACTTTTTATAATATATGATGTATTTGCGATACCTAAAAATGCAATCCTATTGTTTCTGGATAGAAGTGATAATATACCTTTGTATTTATCTGCTGTTATAAATGTGTGTAGTACAAAAATGTTTCGTTATTTTGTTCTGTTGTGGTTGCAAAATTTTGTACACTGTTTCAAATTCATCTTTTGCTTGGTTCATAATATATTGCAGTGGAGGACTTTTGATTGTTGCGATTTTGTATAAAGGGTTTCGTTTTTACTGAGTACAGTGCAACTCTGCTACGCAGGTTTATCCAAACAAATCTCACAGCGAAATATGTAAAGCCAAAATTGTTTCTAACAAACACAACATTCTCTAAGGACAACACGAAAAATGCAACATCCCGGTGCGTGCTACAAAATGCTTTATGCAATGCTTTGGGTTGTTTCCTAGAGACCTCTCTAGATCTTGGAAGCCACACCCTCTCTGGTGACGGCCTCGTGGATGGCCTTGGCCACATACTTGACGTTGCTCTCGTTCAGGCCGCACATGCTGATTCGGCCCGTCTTCAGCAGGTAGATGCTGAACTCCTTGATCAAGATTTCCACTTGTTTCTCTGTTGTTTGGGTATTTAAGTTTAATTATTAGGTTGAAATCTTAGAGATCCATAGTCAACTCACCGTTCAACCCAGTGTAGGAGAACATTCCAATCTGCTCGGTGATATGCGTCCAGGTTCCGGGGGTTCCGAGCGCCACCAGCTCGTCGTACAGGGCCTTTCGCATTGTGATGATTCGCGAGCTCATCGTCTTGATGCAGTCCATCCATTCGGCGCGCAGCGTCGGGTCGTTGAGGACCAGGTTCACGATGCGGCTTCCGAAGGCCGGCGGGTTGGAGTACATGCCACGGATCAGCAGCGTGATCTGCGAGGCCACCGCTGCGCTGGTCGTGGAGTCCTTCTGGACCACGGTCAGGTTGCCGATACGTTCGTCTGTTTTGAAAGGGGGGAAGGGGAATAAGAAGGTCAACATCTTCAAACTCAATCATAGGAACAATTGTTCATAAGATAACAGCGTGATAATCACTGAGATCGTTACTGCGGCGCTTATCAGTTCACATGGACACAAAAACATCGCTTGGTTCAGTTGTTAACACAGCAGCATCGCATCTTCTATCAACATGCATGAATTACGATCTGCGCGATACGAGACCAGATGGTATCGCTGTGCAAACGGAATGCCCCAGTTCTTGAAGAAGACCGCTTTGGCGCGTGGTAACGGCGAAATCCCCTTGTCTGGCAGTCTGCTAGTGGAGACTCAGTTAAGTGGTTCACAGAAATGGAGAAGTCCCTCGAAAATGGTGATCAACCCAAGCGGGTTACCCTCGAGGATGCCCTGGCCTTGACAAGTGAGTAGTTGCGTCTGCAAGAACAAACTGCACTACGATCGATTTCTTGCAGAGTTTGGCACGTTCAACTACTTGGCAATCGTGATCGCCGGGATGATCATCACGGCCGTCATgctggaaacgttgagcatcaGCTTTGTGATCGCGGTTGCGGAGTGCGATCTCAATCTAATCACCGAGCAGAAAGGAATTCTGGGAGCGGTAGCGCTGGTCGGAATCATCGTCAGCTCGCATCTGTGGGGCTTCCTGGCGGACACGCAAGGTCGCCGCAAGGTGATCATTCCGACGATGCTGGCAGGCTTCGGGGTTTCGTTTATGTCGAGCTTTACCACCGACTTCGCCACAATCACTGCTTGCCGATTTCTGACGGGATTCTTGTAAGTTCTGGGACATTTCTCCAGGAAGACCACAATCAAACAAGTTTGGCTATTACAGGGTTTGCGGAGGTTCAGCGACCATCTACGCATACCTGGGAGAGTTCCACAGCGATAAAGATCGCTCGAGGGCCATTATGGCGGCTTCCTTTGTGTTTGGGATCGGTTGTGTGCTGTTGCCAGGACTCGCTTGGGTCGTGTTGGACCATAGTTGGGAGTTTACGATACCGATGCTGAACATCGTGTATCGACCTTGGCGATTGTTCCTAGTCATCTGCGGTCTTCCAGGCTTGATTGGTGCCTTCGCGCTGCTGCGATTCCCGGAAACTCCAAAATTCGTACTGAATCAAGGTAATCCCAAGCGTGCGCTCGAAACTATCCAGTGGATGCATCGCATGAACGTTGGTACTAAAGAACCAGCGCTGCAAATCGAGCTGATCCTCGAAGGAGAAGCGATCCAAAAATCAGACGACTCCAACGAAGATCCCAAGAAGCTCAAAGCACTCCTGAAGCTAATCTGGAATCAAACCGCCCCACTCTTCATGCCACCCTACTTGAGCAAAACTCTTCTTGTGTGTTTCCTGCAGTTTGGGTCGTACGTTACTGCCCACGGAATGTATTTCTTCTTCCCCGGAGTTCTAGATAAATTGATCAGATCACAAGACTCAGGCGTTGAACTGACCACACTGTGTCAGGTCGTATACTCCTCCCAGATAACCAATACCACTCTAGAACTCCAAACCGAATGCACCCAGTCGTTGACGGAGGCCACCTATGGCTACTCTTTCATCCTGGACGTGATCTACATGCTGGGATTCGCCGTTATGGGCGTGATCGTTAACGCAGTCGGCCGGCTGACGATCCTGGTGTTTGTGTTCACAACGTGTGGGGTTTGCGGAGTGCTGACGATCTTCATCGAAGTCCCACTTGCATCGATGTGGCTGTACATGGTGATGCTGCTGTGCAGTTTCTCCGTCAGCGTGGTCAGCGCCGTAACCGTGGATCTGTTCCCAACCCATTTGAGAGCTATGGCCCTCGGCATCTCGACCATGTGCGGTCGCATCGGTGGGGTGTTCGGAACCAACCTGAACGGACTGCTGCTGGACAGTCACTGTGAGCTGACGTTCGGGATTGCTTCGGTGATTTTGCTGCTGTGCAGTGTGCTGTCGTTCTTCATCCCTAATGTCAATCGAAAGCTGTCGGAACCAAGGCCTAGTGTGGGATCTAGATAAATAAAGCTTTGCTACTCTCTCATTTTGTTGTGTACAGCCGCGACCTGTTTTGTGAAGAACTGGGAGCAATTTCGTATTGTTTTTTTACAGACACTAAGCAAATCAGTCTAATCAGTacaaactagagcgtccaatttcccgtcccgggatttcccgaaaaaaaatatttcccgtttcccgggaaatttgtaaatttcccgggaattcccgaaattcaagtggAGGTatgcattttcttaaatttgtgaaactgtttttttttgaaaattttctgaaaaaaaatgaacaaacttaTATATAAcgaatcagattatcagaaattatgatatcagaattatttctgataattttaatttttgaagctacTGGGAacagatcttgcttaatgagtattaaattattacaattaggtaagcttaacagattgatgttatttcatcaaaacaatattaactccttacctccaaattaaaaatgagatttttttacgtttgtgtttaccatgatcaaatgagatgaaaatcgaatttgggcaaaaagaattaattcaatagGTTGAGTACCTAGTACTatagaaattacaatttgaagtaaaagaattatggagcactggtgcaactacaggtgttagagggttaaatgtgaaaaaattgaagactttttgtggaatgatcgtaatttatcgtataatctAAATCATattgcataataatacaaaaaaaaatcattgaaaaattactttctattgtttgttctcaaaaaatgcaaaaatatcttcaaagcttgcttcaaatatttgaaaacattgggttgtttaaagtaaaaccaacactaaaaaagctttaccatttgttcaagggctgaaaccagtatttgtcatgaaaaacataatttctgcattt
Encoded here:
- the LOC6039607 gene encoding synaptic vesicle glycoprotein 2B, producing the protein MEKSLENGDQPKRVTLEDALALTKFGTFNYLAIVIAGMIITAVMLETLSISFVIAVAECDLNLITEQKGILGAVALVGIIVSSHLWGFLADTQGRRKVIIPTMLAGFGVSFMSSFTTDFATITACRFLTGFLVCGGSATIYAYLGEFHSDKDRSRAIMAASFVFGIGCVLLPGLAWVVLDHSWEFTIPMLNIVYRPWRLFLVICGLPGLIGAFALLRFPETPKFVLNQGNPKRALETIQWMHRMNVGTKEPALQIELILEGEAIQKSDDSNEDPKKLKALLKLIWNQTAPLFMPPYLSKTLLVCFLQFGSYVTAHGMYFFFPGVLDKLIRSQDSGVELTTLCQVVYSSQITNTTLELQTECTQSLTEATYGYSFILDVIYMLGFAVMGVIVNAVGRLTILVFVFTTCGVCGVLTIFIEVPLASMWLYMVMLLCSFSVSVVSAVTVDLFPTHLRAMALGISTMCGRIGGVFGTNLNGLLLDSHCELTFGIASVILLLCSVLSFFIPNVNRKLSEPRPSVGSR